One Setaria viridis chromosome 3, Setaria_viridis_v4.0, whole genome shotgun sequence DNA window includes the following coding sequences:
- the LOC140222253 gene encoding uncharacterized protein, with protein sequence MPITFTGEDFKLKTTSHNDAMVIKALVAGCSVGKVLVDMGSSADILFANAFREMNIDMNTLDPADIPLLGFGGKSVKALGKIALLISFGDRDNARKEHITFDVVEMHYPYNAILGRGFITKMDATIRQLYLCMKILAHKGVMTVYGD encoded by the coding sequence atgcccataaccttcacaGGGGAAGACTTCAAGCTCAAGACAACCTCGCACAACGATGCGATGGTCATTAAAGCGCTGGTAGCGGGCTGTTCAGTTGGAAAAGTCCTAGTTGACATGGGTAGCTCCGCGGACATCCTCTTTGCAAACGCCTTCAGAGAAATgaacattgacatgaacacgCTCGACCCAGCCGACATCCCACTTCTCGGCTTCGGTGGAAAGTCAGTGAAAGCTTTAGGAAAAATTGCTCTCCTGATCTCGTTTGGGGATCGCGACAATGCGAGAAAAGAACACATCACATTCGACGTAGTGGAGATGCACTACCCCTATAATGCAATACTTGGTCGCGGTTTCATCACCAAGATGGATGCAACAATTAGGCAACTGtacctatgcatgaaaatactcGCGCACAAGGGGGTCATGACAGTGTACGGTGACTAG